In Paenibacillus larvae subsp. larvae, the following proteins share a genomic window:
- a CDS encoding antibiotic biosynthesis monooxygenase family protein: MFIEMKTIVVKEGTSDKVVERFGQDGIIEQSEGFIDLSLLVKKVRRGVEEVVILIRWESEEAWKKWETSEAHIEGHRQSRGKPVPEHVLSRSHANYEVKAIKGAKQPQ; this comes from the coding sequence ATGTTTATCGAGATGAAAACCATTGTTGTCAAAGAGGGAACTTCAGATAAAGTGGTGGAACGTTTCGGCCAGGATGGGATAATTGAACAATCCGAAGGGTTTATTGACTTGAGCTTACTGGTAAAGAAAGTGCGGAGAGGGGTCGAAGAAGTGGTCATCCTGATCCGCTGGGAGTCGGAAGAGGCCTGGAAAAAATGGGAGACAAGCGAAGCCCATATTGAGGGACATCGGCAAAGTAGGGGAAAACCGGTACCGGAGCATGTCCTCAGCCGTTCTCACGCTAATTATGAAGTGAAAGCAATTAAGGGTGCCAAACAGCCCCAATAG
- a CDS encoding methyl-accepting chemotaxis protein — protein MSTKKRKWRHSIKIKLIVTFMVISLVPMITLSLITQNFTKTSAENRELENVQNLAKVIAENIDAWFQKRISFIEETIKKHPEFKKGDKNQILSVLNTIGEVDNEVEVYSYTDRNGVNTSTTGQVSDVNDRNYYKKIKETKKPAVSDFLYDKNTGTPIVVIAAPLMDGEELIGTIHSEVNTNTLMNLMKDIKVKESGFGYLLSANGTYVTHKEKEQIGKNITDVLNPDALEKFQNEVLKQDKGLVTYLSNEHEDRVALYSLIPTANWKLVILANEDEVLAPVNKMIRINTLLVITAGALILLISIVMGRFAVKALLSLSATINRAAQGDLTPRLQVKTKDEVGQISEDMNQMLGAMSQIIGQVHQASEQVAASSEELTAISAESVEAHKHVTKAVEQVVQGSETQLQSAEQSSTAMEEMAGGIQRIAESSSTVSDTMARTAQETKRGNEAVQKAVGQMRSIHQSVKTTSSELHTLGEHTQQIDEIITAITAIAKQTQLLSLNASIEAARAGEAGRGFAVVAEEVKKLAEQSATSAQHIAGLVGQIQSATKKAITTMNQGVSEVEKGSSLIDTAGAVFEEISAAVEVISDQVREVSAATEQMSASSEEVSASMQEVVQISQNSFGSTQSISAASEEQLASMEEISASSRALSEMAQELQETLSKFKV, from the coding sequence TTGAGCACAAAAAAACGAAAATGGAGACACTCTATCAAAATCAAGCTGATCGTTACTTTTATGGTGATCTCATTAGTCCCGATGATTACCTTATCGCTAATCACTCAGAACTTCACCAAGACGAGTGCCGAAAACAGGGAATTGGAGAATGTGCAAAATCTCGCCAAGGTCATTGCCGAGAATATAGATGCCTGGTTTCAAAAACGTATTTCATTTATTGAAGAAACGATCAAGAAGCATCCGGAATTCAAAAAGGGCGACAAGAATCAGATTCTCTCTGTTTTGAATACAATTGGTGAAGTTGATAATGAAGTGGAAGTTTACTCCTATACGGACAGAAATGGAGTAAACACTAGTACCACAGGACAGGTATCCGATGTTAACGACCGGAACTATTATAAAAAGATAAAGGAAACTAAAAAGCCTGCTGTGAGTGACTTTCTGTACGATAAAAATACAGGCACTCCCATTGTGGTCATTGCGGCACCGTTAATGGACGGGGAAGAGCTTATCGGAACTATTCACAGTGAGGTCAACACGAATACCCTAATGAATCTGATGAAAGATATTAAAGTAAAAGAAAGCGGATTCGGTTATTTACTCTCCGCAAATGGAACCTATGTTACCCATAAAGAGAAAGAACAGATCGGGAAAAATATAACGGATGTTTTAAACCCGGACGCATTGGAAAAATTTCAGAATGAAGTGTTAAAACAAGACAAAGGCCTTGTCACGTACCTCTCCAATGAACATGAAGACCGTGTTGCTTTGTATTCTCTCATTCCGACAGCCAATTGGAAATTAGTCATTTTGGCTAACGAAGACGAGGTCCTTGCCCCGGTCAATAAGATGATTAGAATTAATACTCTGCTTGTTATCACCGCGGGTGCCCTGATTCTGCTTATCTCTATAGTAATGGGACGCTTTGCCGTAAAAGCGCTGCTTAGCCTTTCTGCCACGATTAATCGGGCAGCTCAGGGTGATCTGACGCCACGTCTTCAGGTGAAAACCAAAGATGAGGTGGGTCAGATCTCGGAAGACATGAATCAGATGCTGGGTGCCATGAGCCAGATAATCGGACAAGTCCATCAAGCCTCAGAACAAGTTGCCGCTTCTTCGGAGGAATTGACGGCTATTTCGGCAGAATCCGTTGAAGCTCATAAGCATGTGACAAAAGCTGTCGAACAGGTGGTGCAAGGCTCAGAGACCCAGCTGCAAAGTGCCGAGCAAAGCTCAACCGCAATGGAAGAAATGGCAGGAGGCATACAGCGGATTGCAGAGTCCTCTTCCACCGTTTCCGATACGATGGCCCGGACCGCTCAGGAAACGAAACGCGGGAATGAGGCAGTTCAGAAGGCTGTAGGCCAAATGAGGTCCATTCACCAGTCCGTGAAGACTACTTCTTCGGAACTGCATACTCTTGGTGAGCATACCCAGCAGATTGACGAGATTATAACGGCAATCACAGCCATTGCGAAACAAACGCAATTGCTCTCGCTCAATGCTTCTATTGAGGCAGCCAGAGCCGGTGAAGCAGGCCGGGGCTTTGCCGTTGTCGCAGAGGAAGTAAAGAAACTGGCTGAACAGTCGGCGACTTCCGCGCAACATATTGCCGGATTGGTCGGACAGATCCAATCCGCTACGAAAAAAGCCATTACTACGATGAACCAGGGCGTATCCGAAGTGGAGAAAGGTTCTTCCCTGATCGACACGGCAGGAGCTGTATTTGAGGAAATTTCCGCAGCAGTGGAGGTCATCTCAGATCAGGTACGTGAAGTATCGGCGGCTACCGAGCAAATGTCAGCAAGTTCGGAGGAAGTCAGCGCATCCATGCAGGAAGTGGTGCAAATCTCGCAAAATTCCTTCGGTAGTACCCAGTCTATTTCCGCAGCTTCTGAAGAACAACTTGCTTCTATGGAAGAGATCTCCGCATCAAGCCGTGCCTTAAGCGAAATGGCCCAGGAGCTTCAGGAAACCTTGTCTAAATTTAAAGTATGA
- a CDS encoding MarR family winged helix-turn-helix transcriptional regulator, translating into MDQKQVQMIVDRYVDIFLYGSKGVLDLMSEQLFEQLSFMQYSLLRILYEKEPLRMSELAGLLGIHKSAVTVKVEKLEKKGLIERERDRQDRRNIYLYVSPKGKKQYEETEEKIAQFLTDIMQQLSPEEMEAFLDGYVKIASAIKRYGEEKK; encoded by the coding sequence TTGGATCAGAAGCAGGTACAGATGATTGTAGACCGGTACGTGGATATTTTCCTGTACGGGTCCAAGGGGGTATTAGACCTGATGTCGGAGCAGTTATTTGAACAGTTATCATTCATGCAGTACTCTCTTCTCCGGATATTATATGAGAAAGAGCCCCTACGGATGTCCGAATTGGCCGGCCTTTTAGGCATACATAAAAGTGCTGTTACCGTTAAGGTAGAGAAGCTGGAGAAAAAAGGACTGATTGAGCGCGAAAGGGACAGGCAAGACAGAAGGAACATTTATTTGTACGTTTCTCCTAAAGGGAAAAAACAATATGAGGAAACCGAAGAGAAGATAGCCCAGTTTTTGACAGACATTATGCAGCAGCTTTCACCAGAGGAGATGGAGGCTTTCCTTGACGGATACGTCAAGATAGCAAGTGCAATCAAGAGATATGGGGAGGAGAAGAAATGA
- a CDS encoding MMPL family transporter, with amino-acid sequence MKHIIRLRWIVLAVWIAAAVLLMWQAPDMAKLVREKGQLTVPDGYPSKIAGEILDKHSSKEKGVESFIVVFHSKEKLTDSQLGEIENTVNRLKNEKDRLNIESVTTHFGDKDLESQLVSKDGKTVMTLLNVKMKGKEVKDVRKPLEQAIHTKDVDAYMTGNSLINEDVVISSEKGLAKTEVITVIFILIVLILVFRSVMAPLIPLLTVGMTYLISQSVVAFLIDRMDFPVSTFTQTFLVAVLFGIGTDYCILLLSRYKEELSDGNEVGTAILNTYKTAGKTVIFSGLAVMVGFASIGFASFKLYQSAVGVAVGVFVLLVALFTLVPFFMATLKKGLFWPVKKDISHSQSRIWGWMGKLSIIRPLIALGIVGILTIPLLISYDGELSFNSLDEIGNEYDSVKAFNIVSDSFGPGEVMPVQIVLENDDSMKNKEYLTIIEMISNKLEKLDHVNKVRAITRPMGDKLEEIYVKKQADEMGKGIEQGTDGINTIKNGLNDASKTLQDNKPQLQEATGSIGKLTDGTKGLQSGIGQLQTALGDIEKGIRSGSSGAARLKEGVKEAQEQALNIQQKNRQLLGGLQAAESGFPKLVEGYNNVSVPLQNALEQLMSLEKPLQELMENHPEIAADPNFQQIQGIIHKAARQVAIAKGTVSALNPELDKVQSGLQKANAGLTELTNGLGQYANGMQLIIDGLGQLQSGMDQAANGQNQVIGKIPEISKGLDQIASGQQQLQTGFGKVSGQLDQLTQGLSDSSTGLAKIGDGLDNAQNYLEDLSKDTNLQQSGINIPDQLLKDEQFQRVFDVYMSKDGKMTTVDVILDTNPYSNPSMKMIHQIEQTVKEETKGTKLENAHVGIGGITSTHRDLETMSNSDYNKTVTYMMIGIVLVLIILLRSLIMPVYLIVSLLLTYYSSIAVTEIIFVDIMGYPGINWETPFFGFVMLMALGVDYSIFLMARFSEYKELDVKTGILLAMKNMGTVIMSAAIILAGTFAAMLPSGVLSMLQIATVVLTGLLFYALIILPLFVPVLISLLGKANWWPFTKRDHSGSDHSSNHHGISQ; translated from the coding sequence ATGAAACATATTATTCGTTTACGCTGGATTGTTCTGGCTGTATGGATTGCGGCAGCTGTTCTTCTGATGTGGCAGGCGCCTGACATGGCCAAACTGGTTCGTGAAAAAGGCCAGCTTACTGTACCCGATGGCTATCCGTCCAAAATAGCGGGGGAAATTCTGGATAAGCACTCTTCCAAGGAAAAAGGAGTAGAATCGTTTATCGTCGTATTCCATAGTAAAGAGAAATTGACAGATAGCCAGCTTGGTGAGATCGAAAATACGGTGAACCGGCTGAAGAATGAGAAAGACCGGCTCAATATAGAGAGCGTTACAACTCATTTCGGCGATAAGGATCTGGAGAGTCAACTGGTATCTAAAGACGGGAAGACAGTTATGACCTTGCTGAATGTAAAGATGAAAGGCAAGGAAGTTAAGGATGTCCGGAAACCGCTTGAGCAAGCCATTCATACCAAAGATGTGGATGCCTATATGACAGGGAACTCCCTGATTAATGAGGATGTGGTCATCAGTTCGGAAAAGGGTCTGGCGAAAACGGAAGTCATCACCGTGATCTTTATCCTGATTGTGCTTATCCTTGTATTCCGTTCCGTAATGGCTCCGTTGATTCCGCTCCTGACCGTCGGCATGACCTACTTGATCAGCCAATCGGTAGTGGCCTTCCTCATAGACAGAATGGACTTTCCGGTCTCTACCTTTACCCAGACGTTCCTGGTGGCTGTCTTGTTCGGAATCGGAACCGACTACTGTATTTTACTGCTCAGCCGGTATAAAGAGGAGTTATCAGATGGGAATGAAGTTGGAACTGCTATTTTAAATACGTATAAAACTGCTGGTAAAACCGTCATATTCAGCGGTCTTGCCGTGATGGTCGGCTTTGCTTCCATCGGTTTCGCCAGCTTTAAGCTGTATCAGTCTGCCGTTGGCGTGGCAGTAGGAGTGTTTGTCCTTCTCGTGGCCCTTTTTACACTGGTTCCGTTCTTTATGGCTACACTCAAAAAAGGATTGTTCTGGCCTGTAAAGAAAGACATTTCCCATTCCCAAAGCCGGATCTGGGGCTGGATGGGCAAACTGTCCATAATCAGACCTCTGATTGCCCTGGGAATCGTAGGGATTCTGACCATTCCTCTTCTTATCAGCTATGATGGAGAACTCTCCTTCAACTCGCTGGATGAAATCGGGAATGAGTATGATTCGGTTAAAGCGTTCAATATCGTTTCGGATAGTTTTGGTCCAGGGGAAGTTATGCCGGTTCAGATAGTGCTTGAAAATGATGATAGTATGAAAAACAAAGAATATTTGACGATCATTGAAATGATAAGCAACAAGCTTGAAAAATTGGATCACGTGAATAAAGTTCGTGCCATTACCCGCCCAATGGGAGATAAACTGGAAGAAATCTATGTTAAGAAGCAGGCGGATGAAATGGGAAAAGGGATTGAACAAGGAACAGATGGAATCAATACGATCAAGAACGGGTTAAACGATGCCTCCAAAACACTGCAGGACAATAAGCCCCAGCTTCAGGAAGCAACCGGTAGCATAGGCAAACTGACGGACGGAACGAAAGGGCTTCAATCAGGTATTGGCCAGCTTCAAACTGCTCTGGGCGATATTGAGAAAGGCATTCGAAGCGGATCTTCGGGTGCGGCCCGGTTGAAAGAGGGAGTGAAGGAGGCTCAGGAACAGGCGCTGAATATACAGCAAAAAAACCGGCAACTGCTGGGAGGACTTCAAGCAGCCGAATCGGGGTTTCCCAAGTTAGTGGAAGGATATAACAATGTATCCGTTCCACTTCAAAACGCACTGGAACAGCTGATGAGTTTGGAGAAACCTCTTCAAGAACTGATGGAAAATCATCCTGAAATCGCAGCTGACCCTAATTTCCAGCAAATCCAGGGCATTATTCATAAAGCAGCAAGGCAGGTGGCTATTGCTAAGGGGACCGTATCGGCATTAAATCCGGAGCTGGACAAAGTTCAGTCGGGGCTTCAGAAAGCCAATGCCGGATTAACTGAACTGACAAACGGCCTGGGCCAATATGCAAACGGCATGCAGCTTATTATTGATGGATTGGGACAGCTCCAATCGGGTATGGATCAAGCTGCTAACGGGCAAAATCAGGTGATCGGGAAGATTCCGGAAATATCCAAAGGTCTTGATCAGATTGCAAGTGGTCAGCAACAATTGCAAACCGGATTTGGTAAAGTCAGCGGACAGTTGGATCAGCTTACCCAGGGACTTTCGGACAGCAGTACAGGTCTTGCCAAAATCGGAGATGGCTTAGACAATGCGCAGAACTATCTGGAGGATTTGTCCAAGGATACGAACCTTCAACAATCCGGTATTAACATCCCGGATCAATTGCTGAAAGATGAGCAGTTCCAGCGCGTATTTGATGTGTATATGTCCAAGGACGGAAAAATGACCACTGTGGACGTGATTCTGGATACGAATCCATACTCCAATCCTTCTATGAAAATGATTCATCAAATTGAGCAAACGGTGAAGGAAGAGACCAAAGGCACCAAACTTGAAAACGCCCATGTAGGAATCGGAGGAATTACCAGTACACACCGCGATCTGGAAACCATGTCAAACTCCGATTATAACAAGACCGTAACCTACATGATGATCGGCATCGTTCTTGTTCTGATCATTTTGCTGCGCTCCCTGATTATGCCCGTCTATTTAATTGTTTCCCTGCTGCTTACTTATTACTCATCTATAGCCGTTACGGAAATAATCTTTGTGGATATTATGGGATATCCTGGAATTAACTGGGAGACGCCTTTCTTTGGATTCGTCATGCTGATGGCGCTCGGAGTGGACTACTCGATCTTCCTGATGGCCCGATTCTCGGAGTACAAAGAACTGGACGTGAAAACAGGTATCCTGCTTGCTATGAAAAATATGGGTACTGTCATTATGAGTGCTGCCATCATCCTGGCGGGGACCTTTGCGGCGATGCTGCCTTCCGGCGTGCTGTCCATGCTGCAAATTGCCACAGTTGTGCTGACCGGACTTCTATTCTACGCTTTAATTATTCTGCCTTTGTTCGTACCGGTTCTGATCAGTTTGCTCGGTAAGGCGAATTGGTGGCCTTTTACGAAACGCGATCATTCCGGCTCGGACCATTCTTCGAACCATCACGGCATAAGCCAATAA
- a CDS encoding VOC family protein codes for MIKGLYEAYLPVRDIERSIEFYNKLGLELAYKNELVTFFWLEKGKIWLGLWPCEQVNIPCPASIRHVAFQ; via the coding sequence ATGATTAAAGGATTATACGAAGCCTACCTGCCCGTTCGTGATATCGAAAGATCCATCGAGTTTTATAATAAATTGGGGCTGGAACTGGCTTATAAAAACGAGCTTGTTACTTTTTTCTGGCTTGAGAAGGGAAAGATCTGGCTTGGTCTGTGGCCGTGTGAACAAGTAAACATTCCCTGCCCTGCCTCGATTCGCCATGTCGCCTTTCAATAG
- a CDS encoding TipAS antibiotic-recognition domain-containing protein encodes MTKKQGAIYQKIAGRTSAGLLPYTWPSLLQSPSYQILQKARGIGDLYMADKRFSSNIDKHQPGLAAFMREAMHVYCDRHEGK; translated from the coding sequence ATAACGAAAAAACAGGGAGCCATTTATCAAAAAATTGCAGGCCGTACTTCTGCCGGGCTTCTTCCGTATACTTGGCCTTCGCTTCTTCAATCTCCTTCATATCAAATCCTTCAAAAAGCTCGCGGCATTGGGGATTTATATATGGCGGATAAACGGTTTTCGTCCAATATTGATAAGCATCAGCCTGGGTTGGCTGCTTTCATGCGGGAGGCTATGCATGTTTACTGTGACCGGCATGAGGGTAAATAA
- a CDS encoding DUF421 domain-containing protein, with protein MNEYIDILLRTISALIIILLIGRLLGKQTISNMTFHDFATGITMGAIAANLAFNVKMPALHIILCLAVFAITSLILSWLPLKSKKARKWISGSPTVVIEKGKILEDNMKKIKYSLDSLIQSLREKDIFDIDEVEYPILETNGKISVKKKPEYKTVTMKDLKLPYSLKSSFPVELIMDGEIQEDNLAVHGITKEWLTSQLSKKGKKVSDVFYAVKSTKGNLIIDYYKDHLASPIDKE; from the coding sequence ATGAATGAATATATAGATATTCTGCTTAGAACAATATCCGCTTTAATCATCATTTTATTAATTGGCAGATTGCTTGGCAAACAGACCATTTCGAACATGACTTTTCATGATTTTGCTACGGGAATAACAATGGGGGCCATTGCGGCTAATTTAGCGTTTAACGTAAAGATGCCGGCTCTCCACATTATTCTATGTCTTGCCGTCTTTGCAATAACTTCTTTAATTTTGTCCTGGTTGCCGCTAAAGAGCAAAAAGGCCAGAAAATGGATTTCGGGCAGTCCTACAGTGGTCATTGAAAAAGGAAAGATTCTTGAGGATAACATGAAGAAGATTAAATATTCTCTCGACTCCCTCATTCAATCCCTTCGTGAAAAAGATATATTTGATATAGACGAAGTCGAATACCCGATATTGGAGACGAACGGAAAGATTTCAGTGAAAAAGAAACCGGAATACAAAACCGTCACAATGAAAGATCTGAAACTCCCATACTCCTTAAAATCAAGCTTTCCAGTGGAACTAATCATGGACGGGGAGATTCAGGAAGATAATCTGGCCGTTCATGGAATCACAAAAGAATGGCTAACCTCCCAATTAAGTAAGAAAGGAAAGAAAGTCTCGGATGTGTTTTATGCGGTGAAATCCACCAAGGGGAATTTAATCATTGATTATTATAAAGATCATCTTGCCTCTCCTATCGATAAAGAATGA